The Rhopalosiphum maidis isolate BTI-1 chromosome 1, ASM367621v3, whole genome shotgun sequence genome has a segment encoding these proteins:
- the LOC113548735 gene encoding uncharacterized protein LOC113548735, which produces MAYCEEVEYMDVSLNSEKNETTSFGKKFHLNRTPTPLKPSRHWCMSTELLRSQYKTNNVRKKKVYNPFNDNLMQRLGETTISPTVFANVKSPGQEVEFGWNIDDVSKLNPVHIEDECIVDEDQVDDETESKLQETIDKYFCSTHKVPSPWNNQVIDWEAHKNSSSTPISNKQSLKSVSYSREVSTQTDLSFPSILPDHVEEILKPYFLNSTQNCEEEISPTKDNSNLRRKLFFMNDNDDPISPVEIRRNLSVSPLTKSFIKTINSKGPVLGNHLGVQELPIDCHIPIDVSPIINKNNRENTPPNNKNKDFIFLTPVSTMSMPKRRRTEKSSLMMESSSDTGYQTMTMSIKEMSSMAPFGHSSKNIMFTASTPTERRF; this is translated from the exons ATGGCATATTGCGAAGAAGTAGAATACATGGACGTGTCGTTAAATTccgaaaaaaatgaaacaacaTCCTTTGGAAAAAAGTTTCATCTTAATCGCACTCCAACTCCTCTAAAACCGTCACGTCACTGGTGCATGTCTACAGAACTTTTGCGTTCACAGTACAAAACTAACAATGtacgcaaaaaaaaagtttataatccATTTAATGACAACTTAATGCAACGACTTGGGGAGACGACAATCAGTCCTACAGTTTTTGCCAATGTAAAAAGCCCAGGGCAAGAAGTTGAATTTGGATGGAATATAGATGATGTCTCCAAACTAAACCCAGTGCACATAGAAGATGAATGTATTGTCGACGAGGATCAAGTTGATGATGAAACAGAATCTAAGTTACAAGAGACTATTGATAA gtatttttgcTCAACACATAAAGTTCCTAGCCCTTGGAATAATCAAGTTATTGATTGGGAAGCTCATAAAAATTCATCTTCTACACCTATATCAAATAAGCAAAGTCTGAAATCTGTATCATATAGCCGTGAAG tTTCAACACAAACAGATTTAAGTTTTCCTTCTATATTACCTGATCATGTTGAAGAAATACTAAAACCATACTTCTTGAATTca ACTCAAAATTGTGAAGAAGAAATAAGTCCTACTAAAGATAACTCCAATTTACGCcgcaaattgttttttatgaatGATAATGATGACCCTATTTCTCCAGTAGAAAT ACGCAGAAATCTGTCAGTTAGCCCATTAACGAAGtcgtttattaaaacaattaattcaaaaGGTCCAGTTCTTGGAAATCATTTAGGTGTACAAGAACTACCTATAGACTGTCACATTCCTATTGATGTATctccaataataaataaaaataatagagaaAATACTCcacctaataataaaa acaaagattttatttttttgactcCGGTATCCACTATGTCAATGCCAAAACGACGACGCACTGAAAAAAGCAGTTTGATGATGGAAAGTAGCTCAGATACTGGTTACCAAACCATGACTATGAGCATTAAGGAAATGTCTAGTATGGCACCATTTGGACATAgttccaaaaatataatgtttactgCATCTACACCTACAGAACGACGATTCTGA
- the LOC113548294 gene encoding sorting nexin-30-like: MMTDQNSAVLEVSVEEKGVTPMPQTLLNDTSTLVSFPTNTNDFQLKLDFRRDIQVRVDNPQKIVEPLETYITYRVSTKADRTDYPHKEYVIRRRYNDFVWLRQNIAVEYPDRIVPPLPAKHTILGQLDRYSKEFVTCRMVLLERFLTRLVCHPILTEDKHLRVFLTANATEFTTYKKRGTGLLRRMSNSLNTISVSYNSRQVDFEFDPIRNHLHGLSEKLTMLEKVAQRIHKERKELCVESHQLGAAFIEWSSNEQSISVALSRIGHTITANSSALRHNLISNFISDWAQPLKDYVSYIECVRETLSKRDALQIQYEQSLMDLEKKKADKDRVTNDEKPLMSFWSKSEIDKEEKIEKMSQVIPKLVSAVEANQERLDVCSDVFRQEYGLWKCQKKADFKSMLTALAESHIQYYQHCAASWDLVFKRMTSE, from the exons ATGATGACTGATCAGAACTCGGCGGTACTTGAAGTGTCTGTCGAAGAAAAAGGCGTTACTCCAATGCCTCAGACTCTTCTAAATGATACTTCTAcg TTAGTGTCATTTCCAACAAACACTAATGACTTTCAACTCAAATTAGACTTTCGACGTGATATTCAAGTACGGGTTGACAATCcacaaaaaattgttgaacCGCTGGAGACTTACATCACATATAGAGTATCTACTAAG GCGGATAGAACAGATTATCCACACAAAGAGTATGTTATTCGCCGACgttataatgattttgtttGGCTGAGACAAAACATTGCTGTTGAATATCCTGATCGTATAGTGcct cctTTACCAGCAAAACACACAATTCTTGGTCAGTTGGACAGGTATTCAAAAGAATTTGTCACATGCCGTATGGTATTGTTGGAACGTTTTTTGACACGTTTAGTTTGTCATCCTATTCTCACAGAAGATAAACACCTAAGAGTTTTTTTAACCGCAAACGCTAcc GAGTTCACTACATACAAAAAACGAGGAACAGGACTACTCAGACGTATGTCAAACAGTCTGAATACAATTTCTGTGTCATATAATTCAAGACAGGTAGATTTTGAGTTTGATCCCATAAGAAATCATCTGCATGGCCTATCTGAGAAATTGACCATGTTAGAAAAAGTAGCTCAGAGAATCCACAAAGAAAGAAAAG AATTGTGTGTGGAATCTCACCAACTAGGAGCAGCATTCATTGAATGGTCTTCTAATGAACAATCTATCTCTGTAGCACTATCCCGTATTGGCCATACTATCACAGCCAATAGTTCTGCTTtacgtcataatttaatatcaaattttataagtgACTGGGCACag CCGCTGAAGGATTATGTTAGCTATATAGAATGTGTCCGAGAAACGTTAAGTAAAAGAGATGCACTACAAATACAGTATGAACAGTCTCTTATGGATTTAGAGAAGAAGAAGGCTGACAAAGATAGG GTAACTAACGATGAAAAACCGTTAATGTCATTCTGGTCAAAATCAGAAATAgataaagaagaaaaaatagaaaagatGAGTCAAGTTATCCCTAAATTAGTATCAGCTGTCGAAGCTAATCAGGAACGATTGGATGTTTGTAGCGATGTATTTAGGCAAGAGTATGGATTATGGAAGTGCCAAAAAAAAGCTGATTTCAAAAGCATGCTGACTGCCTTAGCCGAAAGTCATATACAGTATTATCAACAT TGTGCTGCATCTTGGGATTTAGTCTTCAAACGCATGACATCGGAATAA